The following proteins come from a genomic window of Alnus glutinosa chromosome 10, dhAlnGlut1.1, whole genome shotgun sequence:
- the LOC133879955 gene encoding ethylene-responsive transcription factor WRI1, whose product MKRSPTTSSSSSSSSCIGSHQSEKLKTKRVRKTHNPEKCLQNANSPASSAAAAGRRSSIYRGVTRHRWTGRFEAHLWDKSSWNNIQNKKGRQVYLGAYDNEEAAAHTYDLAALKYWGPGTTLNFPIETYTKELDEMQNVTKEEYLASLRRRSSGFSRGVSKYRGVARHHHNGRWEARIGRVFGNKYLYLGTYNTQEEAAAAYDMAAIEYRGANAVTNFDISNYIDRLKKKIPGFIPTGRSEVEVEQQPPPPQKQQEEETVLDQQPHYTQLPPCMDTTSSMEVLDPAANEQDPWSFLDAGFAPFTVSDLPLEKPCELTDLFDHAAFEDDIHLIFDAACNEDDSNLNGAEVVGVSRSMEEDNVQDRLLLSSSTSSPSSTTTSVSCIYSA is encoded by the exons ATGAAGAGGTCTCCaactacttcttcttcttcttcttcatcctcCTGTATTGGGTCTCACCAATCAGAGAAGCTCAAGACAAAACGCGTTCGGAAAACACACAACCCAGAGAAATGCCTGCAGAATGCCAACAGCCCTGCAAGCTCTGCCGCCGCCGCCGGCCGGAGAAGCTCAATTTACAGAGGAGTCACCAG GCATAGATGGACGGGGAGGTTTGAAGCTCATCTCTGGGACAAGAGTTCCTGGAATAACATTCAAAACAAGAAAGGACGACAAg TTTATTTGG GAGCGTATGATAATGAGGAAGCTGCTGCTCATACTTATGATCTTGCTGCCCTTAAATATTGGGGCCCTGGTACAACTTTGAATTTTCCG ATAGAGACCTACACAAAGGAGCTTGATGAAATGCAAAATGTTACCAAGGAAGAATACCTTGCATCGTTGCGACGGCGGAGCAGTGGATTTTCCAGAGGAGTCTCTAAATATCGTGGGGTGGCtag GCATCACCATAACGGGCGGTGGGAGGCAAGAATTGGGAGAGTTTTCGGAAACAAGTATTTATACCTTGGAACTTATA ACACACAGGAAGAGGCAGCAGCAGCATATGATATGGCAGCCATAGAGTACAGAGGAGCGAATGCAGTGACAAATTTTGACATCAGTAATTACATTGACCGCTTAAAGAAGAAAATCCCCGGCTTCATTCCCACCGGTAGATCAGAAGTAGAGGTAGAGCAACAACCGCCACCACCACAAAAAcagcaagaagaagaaacggtTCTAGACCAGCAGCCCCATTATACACAGCTCCCTCCTTGCATGGACACTACTTCATCAATGGAGGTTCTGGACCCTGCAGCCAACGAGCAGGACCCTTGGAGCTTTCTCGACGCAGGTTTTGCTCCGTTCACAGTTTCCGACCTCCCACTCGAAAAACCGTGCGAGCTGACGGACCTCTTCGATCACGCAGCGTTTGAGGATGACATTCATTTGATATTTGACGCAGCGTGTAATGAAGATGATTCCAACTTGAATGGGGCGGAGGTTGTTGGTGTCTCAAGGAGCATGGAGGAGGACAATGTGCAGGATAGGTTGTTGTtgtcttcttctacttcttccCCATCTTCAACAACAACATCGGTTTCTTGTATCTACTCTGCTTGA
- the LOC133880402 gene encoding uncharacterized protein LOC133880402, with translation MAVAAFKSSSRRANLNTTSATHSAGKESTEKENPQKKAAPVRRSRSVSAFSRGTTSTVAATNAEISEFLNKRDNPLFWSSGSGSPPKPDATNTKARTASNATADDRRGRSVTKGSWVDPGRRNRSASRRRCVTSESEAEKECGSSKDLRNGSHWNVVPSNGKKGGLVRSSSGIWSGQHSGLEPLDSLSANSTCSKAQSWEDEVSTTSSVGAEEKTIKAVCEQIKSVQGDNVESDATASGIYETVRSEVRRAVSEIQNDLEIAIRRSNTTAIATTNMADIPPDLVNPGAVDLVLDIRREYAKKLEQSLERAGKLRADLAVEEHRGHELSRILKEILPDPKTPSVQKSRPGRKSSIERRKMSKRLEDEALAYFDECISLSTFDSSDFSSPEDPPLDLATPVNYSATLPQASSGTSATTFTKSSFNIKQESDVQSQFMNGHDASGLTASSSSKERNVDPFSPNSAIAEKGRNFKFSFAAKTTKAFDPQHDISKYIRNFEKHDIDSEIARSNCYNMDEYNLQASAESLLFDSVILRNRIESGSLLLCGGSFTISCSPFASII, from the exons ATGGCAGTGGCAGCCTTCAAATCCTCATCCAGAAGAGCAAATCTCAACACCACCTCCGCCACACACTCTGCAGGAAAAGAAAGCACAGAGAAAGAGAACCCACAAAAGAAAGCCGCCCCAGTTCGAAGATCACGGAGCGTGAGCGCTTTCTCGAGGGGGACTACCTCCACCGTCGCCGCCACCAACGCTGAGATCTCCGAGTTCTTGAATAAGCGAGACAACCCTCTTTTCTGGAGCAGCGGCTCTGGCTCGCCTCCAAAACCCGACGCTACGAATACGAAGGCAAGAACGGCGAGCAATGCTACTGCGGATGACAGGAGGGGGCGCTCGGTGACGAAAGGTTCGTGGGTCGACCCGGGTCGCCGCAATAGGTCCGCGTCGAGGCGGCGCTGTGTGACTTCAGAG AGTGAGGCTGAGAAAGAATGCGGTTCATCAAAGGATTTGAGGAATGGGAGTCATTGGAATGTAGTGCCTAGTAATGGGAAAAAGGGTGGCTTGGTAAGAAGTAGTTCTGGTATATGGTCTGGTCAGCATTCGGGTCTTGAGCCTTTGGATAGTTTGTCCGCGAATTCG ACTTGTTCGAAAGCTCAAAGTTGGGAAGATGAAGTGTCGACGACGAGTTCTGTGGGAGCTGAAGAGAAAACTATTAAAGCAGTTTGCGAACAAATTAAG TCGGTCCAAGGGGATAATGTGGAAAGTGATGCTACTGCTAGTGGAATATATGAAACAGTTCGTTCTGAAGTGAGGCGTGCTGTCTCTGAAATCCAAAATGACCTTGAAATT GCTATCCGAAGGAGTAACACTACTGCTATTGCAACTACCAATATGGCTGATATCCCTCCTGACTTGGTAAACCCAGGTGCAGTTGATTTAGTTTTGGACATCAGAAGAGAATATGCCAAAAAGCTTGAGCAG TCCCTGGAACGGGCTGGAAAACTTCGAGCAGACTTGGCTGTTGAGGAGCACCGTGGACACGAGTTGAGTAGAATCCTGAAGGAAATACTTCCAGATCCTAAAACCCCTAGTGTGCAGAAGTCTCGTCCAGGAAGAAAA TCTAGCattgaaagaagaaagatgTCAAAACGTCTAGAAGATGAAGCCCTGGCTTATTTTGATGAGTGCATATCACTATCAACATTTGATAGTTCTGACTTCTCATCACCAGAGGACCCACCACTTGATCTTGCTACCCCAGTAAATTACAGTGCAACTCTACCCCAAGCAAGTTCAGGCACTTCGGCCACCACTTTTACTAAGAGTTCCTTCAATATTAAACAG GAATCGGATGTCCAAAGTCAGTTCATGAATGGCCATGATGCTTCTGGACTAACAGCCAGTAGCAGCAGTAAGGAGCGAAATGTTGATCCATTCAGTCCAAACAGTGCCATTGCAGAAAAGGGTCGGAATTTTAAGTTCTCCTTTGCTGCCAAGACAACAAAAGCTTTTGATCCTCAGCATGATATTAGCAAGTATATCAGAAATTTTGAGAAACATGACATTGACTCGGAGATTGCAAGATCAAACTGTTACAACATGGATGAATATAATCTGCAGGCCTCAGCAGAAAGCTTGTTGTTTGACAGTGTCATATTAAGAAACAGAATTGAGTCTGGCAGTTTGCTTTTGTGTGGTGGTAGTTTCACAATTTCATGTTCTCCTTTTGCTTCTATCATCTGA